AACAAATATATTATGTAATAAAGCACGTCTACAGGCAGCCAGAACATTATGGGATCCTACATATAAAGAAGACAGCTGGATAGCACAGTGGTGCAGCTTCGGACTTCCTTTGATTCCAAAGGTACAGGAATCCATAGACAAATACAATCCAGGAACAAAGCTTGCATTTACAGAGTATTCATATGGTGCTGACAACCATATAACCGGAGGTATAGCAGAAGCTGATGTATTGGGTGTATTCGGCAAATACGGTGTTTACCTTGCAACTGTTTGGGGCGGCGGAAGCTATACCGCAGCAGGTGTAAACATTTATACCAACTATGACGGAAATGGCTCAAAATACGGCGATACAAAGGTAAAAGCTGAAACATCAGATGTAGAAAACAGCTCTGTATATGCTTCTGTTGATTCAAAAGACGATTCTAAATTACATGTTATTTTAATAAACAAAAATTACGATAGTCCTATGACCGTTAACTTTGGTATAAACAGCGACAAGCAGTATACATCAGGAAGAGTATGGTCATTTGACAGAAGCAGTGCAAACATAACAGAAAAAGATGCTATAGATGCTATAAGCGGTAACAAATTAACTTACACAATACCTGCATTAACCGTATGTCACATAGTTCTCGACTCAAGTGCTCAGACAACACTTTACGGAGATGCAAACCATGATGAAACAGTAGATGCTATAGATTATGCATATTTTAAGAAAATTTTATTAAATCCTGATTCAGAATATGACAAAACTTGTGATTTAAATCTTGATAACGCTGTTGATGCAGTTGATTTTGGAATATTAAAACAATACCTTCTTGGAAAAATTCAAAGCTTACCTTATAAAACAATAACAGAAAACAAACCGCCGGTAGCTGCTTTTACAGTATCACCCAAAGAAGCGTTTACCGGAGATAATATAAATTTTGATGCAACAGCTTCAACTGACCCTGACGGAAATGTTCACATTTATTCATGGGACTTCGGTGATGGTACAGAAGGTTCCGGAGCAAATATTACTCATAAGTATAAAGCACCTGGAACATACACAATAAAATTGACAGCCTTTGATGAAAAAGGTTTATCAAATTCAGTTACAGATACAGTTACCATAACATCCGCCACAGGTGATAATGCAGATGTCAACTTTGAGGATGGAGAATTAAACGGTTTTATAACAAATGACGCTACAATTACTACTTTGTCAGTAACCTCTGATAAGGCTTTCCAGGGAAACAAGTCTCTCAAATGGGACGCTGTAGGTTCAAAAGACGGTAAAGTGGACGCTGAAATAAACAGCAGTGTACATGTTCTAAAACCAGGACAAACAATGACATTCAGAATTTGGATTCCTGAAGGAGCTCCAATCAAATCAATTCAGCCATACTATATGCCACACAACGCTGATTGGACAGCAGCAGAATGGAATTCTTCATGGAAGGGCTACGACATGGTAAAGAAGGGTGACTGGAATGAATTTACAGTAACACTTCCTCTTACTACAGATGTAACTTTAACCGAGTGCCAGTTTGGTATACAAGTTGAAACATCTGCGGAAGGTAACTTTACAATGTATGTTGATTCAATTGATTGGTAATATAGTCTTAGTCAAAAGCTCTGAAGCGATAAATCGCTTCAGAGCTTTTTTCTGAATAACTTTATTCACCAAAACGGATTACACCCCATATTATATACATGGGGTGAGTTTATGACTAAAAAGGAAATACTTGATGAGGTTATTGAAGTTCTGATTAAAAAAGCCTTGGAAGATAAAACATTAAATTCAAGAGGTGAAACAGAAAATGGAGTATATTCCTCCTCTGGTTATTGCAAATAATTTTGAGCAGTATAATGATATCAGAAATTCAATAGGAGAAGTAGGCTTGGAGGTTGGCGGATACATACGAATTTCAACTAAAAAGGACAGTCAGATAACTTCTATCGAAAATCAAAAAAAATACATAATGGAATGGGCAAGTGTAAATGGGTATAAAATAGTGGATTTCTACATAGACATGAAAACCGGTGCCTACAGTTATCTCAGGCAAGAAATGGTAAGAATGAAGAATGATATTTCATCGGGGAAAATAAAAGGTATTGTATCAAAGGAAATATCCAGAACCTCACGTGATATACTTGACATAATTGAGCTTAAAAGAAGCCTTGCAAATCAAGGTGCTTTTTTTATTTCAATAAAAGAAGGTTATGACAGCAGAACCGACGATGATGAGTTTCTATTGGTAATACATGCAGGTCTGGCACAAAAGGAGAGAAAAGTAACGGGGTCAAGAGTCAAAATAACCCAGATGATAAAGGCAAAGGAAGGAAAAACCAATGTACCTACACCCGCTTTAGGGTATAAGCTGTCTCCAGACGGTCAGCATATTATTATCAATCCTGCAACAGCAGAAATATATCAACTTATAGTTAAAAAATTTCTGGAAGGCTGGGGCAGACTCAAAATCTGTAAATATCTAAACTCACAAGGAATCAGGACAAACAGGGGAAACGCCAGTTGGAGTACCAATTCCATATATGCAATTCTTACAAACCCTGTATACCTGGGTATAACCATGTACAACATAACTTTGACAGTACGTGATGATACGGGTAAAGCAAAAAGAATGGTAAGACCCCGTGATCAATGGATAGTAAAAGAAAATACACACCAGCCACTGATTACCAAAGAAAAATTTGAAAGAATTCAGCAGTTGATTCAAGATAAAAAACAAAAAGAACTGAAAGAATGGAGTTGTACAAAAAAGTACCTATTATCAGGGTTGGTTTACTGTGGGTCATGCGGTAGCAAACTATATGGGGGAAGGTTTCCAAAAAAAACGGCAAAGCTGAAAATTGAGTCCGAAAGAACGCCGAAGGACTACTATTACTATTACTTTGACAGAAAGACATCGGGGGTGTGCCGGAACAGTAAGGCTAATTTTCATATGGATATAGTTGAACAAAAGGTAATTGAAAAGGTGAAAGAAATTCTTTTATCCTATGACCAACTGGATGAAATAATTAATAAGAAACACTACCTTTTCGACACAAGATACATAAAAGAAAAAAAAGAAAACGAAAGACTTAGGGATCGGCTTCAAACTGTAAATAGTGCAATCAGAAGAGAACAATCAGCATATGAAGCAGATGTAATAACCCTTGATGAATATAAAACACGGTTGGATGAGCTTCGCCGTCAAAAGCTCTCTTTAGATGAAAAACTTGAAAAAATAAACTCCACACCTGCTCAATCGGGTAGCTTGGAGGTAGCAAACAAGCTAAAAGAAACCATACGTAGTTTACATAACCTGGAACAGGATTTTCAGTACGAAATAATAAGAAAATTAATAAACAAAATATATATAAAAGATAATTATTCTCTTGAGTTTGAATTTACTTTCAGTGATTAATTGAGTAGTTAGATGCTTATTTTTATAAATTATAAGAATGGACAAGCTATTTATTAATTAAAAATAAAAAAACATGAAATCCGGTCCGCCGAGTTGTGTTATTATAATCTTTGCAAGAGCTGCATTTGGTCTTGTTATTTTTACAGGGTACTCCAATTTCTTTTCGTAAATCCACATATGTTATTACACCTCCCGTCCGATTTCCCACGGCCATGGATTCTCAATCCATCTCCATGTTGATAAATCGTTATCCATGTGACCAGCGGTAAGTGGACCAAATCTTTTTGTAAATTCAGATTCAAGCTGATGCTTCATGTCTCGGTATTGCTTAAAATACGCCAGAGCAGTCTTATCGTTTGGATTTGTATTGAGAAATAAGCCTACTTCTATACAGGCAAATTCGTAAGCCTGAACCTTCCAAAGCAATGCTTCCCGCTCATTCATAGGCTTCATTCCACTGGTCATTTCCATATGTCCCATATCCATATGTCCCATATCCATATGGCCCATACCCATGCCGCCCATATTTCCCATATTTCCACAATCGTCCATGCCACTCATACCCATGCCACTCATATCGATGTTATTATTCATATCTGTTTCCCCCTCCCAGGAAAGGCTTATCGAGAGACGGGAAAAGAGTACCTCTGTCTAACCCTTCATTTACGTCATATGGTCTTTCCCAAAGCTGTGAAGGAACAAATGCCATAGCAAGAGCTATTTTAGAAGGATTAAAGGGTTTTATAGCACTTTTGTCTCTTTCCTGATAATTGTATTCATTTACTAAGTCATCCATTATTCTTCTCCTTTCAAATAAAGCGAATAACTTCCTCTATACTTAGGATATGAATAAACAAATATTTAAGTTACATAAAATTAAATAATTCGCATTATGGGTTAGAATAAAGTAATTCTTGACAGTAAATATATTACAAGTGTAATATTTAATATAAAATACATCAGTTCTTTAACAGGAGGGAAGCTGCTTTGAAAAACTCTGCAAAAAAAGTTTTGACAGTACTTGTTTTTATTACATGTGTTGTTGCTTTAGTAATTATTTTAGTATTCGCTAGCAAGGGGAATACTCCAGGCATTATTGATTCCAATAATAGTACAAAGATAAATGCAAGCGGACAAGTTTACAATGCAGATTACTTATTTGAAAACAAAACTCCCTACGTAGGAAACAACAGCAAGGTTTTACATATTATAGACAACCTACAGTTTGGTAACTATAGAGGAGAGGTATCACTTCAAACTGAAAAAATCCCTTACGGAGTAACAGTTAACTATGATTTTCAGAATTTAGTTAAAGAGGATTACCAAAAGGCAAAAATAGAAAATGAAGAACGATTGAAGCTTGCATTTAAAAGAAACGCAGCAATGATGTTTTGTCTCATTGAAAATCTGGACAAGATTACCTTTGTTTGTCGCACAGTCAAAGGGACTGCGGAATACGGATTTACCAGAGAAGAAATACAAAAAGACTATAATGAAGATTTGAAAGAATATTCAAAGGATAAAAATAAGTTCGGCAGATTTGCAATAACATTAAATAATGACAATCTTATTATACATTCAATGAAAAAATATTCTCCTACCATGTCCAGTGTAGTTGGGTTGAAAATTATGTCTACCTATGAGGGGAAGGCAGATAATATAAGATATACAGCAACGGATGGTAAATTAATACTATTTGACGGCAATAGTGCTGGAAAACAGGGTAATACCCTGACTGTTGAGAAGAATACGCCTATTTTTTGGAGCCCTTTGTCCGGAGATGATACAAGTTTTAAAGCTGATAAAATTGTTGTTAAAGTAGAAGTGCTAAACCAAGGGATTAAGATTGCGGAGCAAAATCTTAATATTAAAAAAGAAGGTATAACATATATTATAGAAGAAAATATCAACGTTATTGCAGATATATAATAAAAAATTAAAGATTTTCAAATTGGACACGCATTATTTTTTTTATTAAATCATAGAATGGAAAGGTACACTATTTTTGAGGTATTAATTACTTCATTATCATAGGGGGTGCCTTGCTTGATAGATATACTGGTTTCTACAATCTTTGATGTATTAAGCAATCTTTTTGTAATGATTGGCTACGTATCCAATGTAAATTCCTTCCCCCAGCCTTTAAAACCGGAGGAAGAACAGTACTACGTTGAGGCATACAAAAATGGTAGTGAGGAAGCAAGAAATATTCTTATTGAAAGAAACTTAAGGCTTGTTGCACATATTGTAAAAAAATACGGCTCTTGTGGCAGTGACAGCGATGACCTTATCTCTATAGGTACTATCGGATTGATTAAGGCAATATCCACATTCAACGTGGATAAAGGAACTCGTCTTGCAACCTATGCTGCCAGGTGCATAGAAAATGCAATTCTCACGCTACGGAAACATATTATATATTTTATATATAATATTCTGTCTTATCGGGGTTTTTCATATTAAATTCAGAGAATACCCTGTCACGGATTTTCAAAAAATCATGACTTGTTCGGTCCCGGTTTCTTGCCAGAGGTACACTGATAATTGATTTTATTTTACCGGGATTAGGTGTCATAATGACAATCCTGTCTGCAAGAAAAACAGCTTCTTCAATATCATGGGTAACAAAAATAATAGTCTTTTTCTCATGTTCCCAAATATTTGAGATTTCATCCTGCATTTTAAGCCTTGTTAATGCATCCAAGGCACCAAAAGGCTCATCCATAAAAATAATTTCAGGATCAACAGCCAGAGCACGGGCTATCGCAACACGCTGCTGCATACCGCCTGATAGCTGAGAAGGGTGACTTTTGCTGAATTTAGAAAGTCCCACTAAATCAATATATCTACTGGCGATATCATACCTTTCCTTTTTTGATAGTTTTTTACTCTCTAAACCCAATTCAACATTTTTTTGAACTGTCCGCCAAGGCAGAAGACCGTAGTTCTGAAAAATGGTTACATTGCTGATACAAGGCTCCGAGACCTGTTTACCGTCTATTTGTATAGTACCGCTGTTAACTTTTTCAAAACCTGCAACGGAACTAAGAAGCGTAGTCTTGCCACAGCCGCTTGGACCAAGCAGGCATATAAACTCCCCTTTTTTAATTTGTAACGATACATGGTCCAAGGCTTTGAAAATAGAATTATTTTGTAAATATTCCTTTGAAACATTCTTAATATCAATAAACATTGTTACCTCCAATAACGCCCCATCTTTTCAAGAGCTGTTTTTCCGCAAGGCCTATAAAACTGTCAAGGATAAGTCCTATAATCCCGATGGACAAAATATTTGCCAGCAGTAAATCTGCTCTGAGATTGTTTCTTGCATCAATAATCATGAAACCCAGGCCTGTCTGAGCCCCAACCATCTCACCTGCTACCAGAAAAACCCATGCTGTTCCTAAAGCAATATGGAGTCCCGAAGCAATTGAAGGAAAAGCGGCAGGAAGAACTATTTTGGTTAAAAGCATTGGCTGTTTTATGCCAAAGTTCTTTGCAACCTTTATGTAGGTTTGGTCCACCTTTCCTACGGCGTTTACGGTAGCCAAAAGAATAGGAAAGAATGCTGCTATGAAAATTATAACAATAGCAGGAAGGTCACCTATTCCGAATATAAGTACAATAAATGGAAACCAGGCAATCGGTGATATGGGCCTTACCAATTGTACAACGGGATTTACAAAGCTCCATGCATTTCTGAACCAACCCAGAACAAGACCCAGAGTAACTGCTGAAAAAGCTGCCAGAAGGTATCCTACAAAAAATCTGTACATACTGGACTTGACACCTGCAAAAAGAGTTCCGCTTGAAACAAGCTCCAAAAAACCATTTCCAACATCAGGGGGAGAGGGAAGCAGAGCTTGATTCCAGTACCCCAACGATACGGCTCCCTGCCACAGAATCAATATTAATGCGAATGATACTAGAATATGAATCAGTTTCTTCATGTTTGAACCTCCAATCTATTTATTTACCGTAAAAGGCTAGAGTCTACAAAGTCATCATAAGCCGGAGGATTTGAGGAAATCCCGAATTCCTTGATTTTAGAAGTAAGGCTGTCATATGCTTCTCTGGTAATTTCGAGGTCGTTGAATGAAATCCATTTTAAGGACAGGGTCAGAACCTTATCGTCAAGATTAAGGTATTTCTTTGCAATAGCATTAGCCTCATCCTTGTGAGAACCAATGTATTCACCTGCATCTCTAAAACTGGATACAACCTCTTTTGCCACATCCTTGTTGCTGTTAATAAATTTGTCGGACAAAACCAGAGAGCAGCAAATGGAATCCTTCCAGAGTTCATTGGATTCAAACAATACCTTTCCTGTATCAAGGGCAATAGACTTTGCTCCAAATGGTTCGGCAACACTATATCCGGCTATTTGACCTTGAGCAAGAGCCGCTGGCATTTCAGGAGGAGGAAGCTCAACTATGTTTACATCCTTGTAGGAAAGTCCGACATTTTTGAGCATTTGTCCCAAAAGGATGTTATGGGAGGATTGTCTGTGGGGAATGGCAAAATTCTTTCCCTTTAAATCCGACGGACTTTTAATGTTTTTGGAAACAACAATTACGTTTCCATCCTTATGACCCAGTGCAACCGCCTTGACTCCGATACTCTGTTCCTTTGCCTTCATGGCAAGCTCAATAAGAACGGAAGCACCGTCGACATGGCCTGTATTAAGGGCATCCATCAGTTCGGGCCATGACCCGTATTTGACTAGCTCAATTTTATATTTATTCTCTTTTTTATCCTGCAATTCTTTCTCCACAAACACAGGCAAAGCATGTGTTAAAGGAAGGTAGGCAATTTTTATGGTTTTTATATTTGATAAACCGGATTCTTTGACACCGCCGGAATTTCCGCAGGCTGCAGTACCTGCAATTAGTCCAAAAATCAAAGCAGCTACAATAGACTTTTTAATACTCATAGTTATCCTCCCAAATCATACTCCAGATTGAACCCTAATATTCTAATCCCAGCCTAAAGCTTTTCTCTGTACTTTAAGGTCATTTACAATCTCATTTGCCAATTCGATGTGATTGACATTGACGATCATCCTTGAACCCAGAATATCTTTAGTTCCATTACTCATAAATTCTGTAACATTATCTGAACCTTGAGTTGGAGCATATACACAGTGATAAGAATCAATACCCAACAATCTGAAACTCAACGCTGCACATATACCTTTTTCGTTAGACCATTCCGGACTAGCAAAAGCATAAGGCATATCCTTGATGTAAATATCAGAAGTCTCAGCAACAGCCTTAAAAAGTGCGGATGCTCTTGCATTATCCAAACATTCGCCCATATGCCATACAGGAGGAAGATCCTTTAAAAAACCCTTCAAATTATCACCTGTACGCTCCAAAGCAGCAGTAGAGCAATATCCAAGTTTCATGAGAGGAAAGGAAGCACACCCGTTGGTTAATACCAGAACATTATTTTCTAAAAGGATGTCTGTAAGCTCAACTATGGCCTTTTCATAGACAATACGAGGGTTGTTACACCCAACCAGGTTAACAATCCCAAGGATTTCACCATTTTTTAATGCTTCTGCAATGGGCTTAACACTTCCAAAATGCCTGTTAATATATTCAACGGAAAATCCGACTTCCGCTTCAATTTCATATGGCGGAATATAAACTGGAACCTCTCTTCTCTGGGTAAAGCTCTCAATAGCCCTGTTCAGTATCTTCGTTGCAAGCTCGCTAGTCTGGTCAATATTAGAGTGGTGGTGATCAAAGCCGTAATGCTCGGCTCCCGGTAGTCTGGCCGAGTCACTCGTGGTAACCACAGTTGTTTTAAAACAGCTTGCAACCTCCATGATAGAAGGGAAAACATCCTGAACGTCAGCTACCCATAAATCCAAAGCACCAGTTCCCAGAACCAGCTCAGCTCCGATAGCATTAGAAAGGGGTATAACACCGCCATATCTGTACATAGCAGAAAGTCCTGAACAGCAAATACCATAAAACTTAATTCCCAAAGCACCGTTTTGCCTTGCAAGTTCTTGAAATTCATCTGAATTACCAAGCTTTACAATTTCACTTACCAAAACCGGAGAGTGGCCGTGAATTCCTATGTTAACATAACCCTTTTCCAAAGCACCGATATTAACCTTAGAAGTACTTCTTACAGGTAGTCCGAACAAACTGTCCATTGCGATTGATGAACCCAAAACACAAGACCATGCAAAGGCTACACCTGTACGCAGCATCTGTTTCATAATATTTTCCCAATCACTGTCGTTTCCTGTACCTGTTCTGTTAAGACTCTCGAAAACTTCGTGGTAAGGACTGATGGGAATAATATCAAGATTACTCCAAACATTAATTCGTTCTTTTGAAGCAAATGCATTAAGTGTATGGTGAGGCCCGGGAATAGTTCTGGATAAGTCCTCCAATAGAATATCGGCAATTAACCCTGCAAGTTCCTTAATGCTTTTATTCTCAGTGTCAAGTCCAAAGGCTTTAGCTGTGGCCAACACCTTGTTTTCTCCCTCAATAGGAAATTTGATTCTGCCTTCAGAAGCATACTTCAATGCCAGCATACTTTCACGTCCGCGTGCACCATGCTCTGCAGCACCTGCAGCGACACTCCTGAGTATATTTCGTGCTACAATAACGTCTGCATCAGCTCCACAAACACCTTTAGGACTTTTTTTCGTAATTTTACATGGCCCCATGTTGCAGATTCTGCAGCAGACTCCTGCAAGACCGAAGCCGCACTGTGGCTTCTGAGCGTCAAATCTGTCGAAAACAGTCTCGCATCCTTTCTCCTCCATATATAGAAGCATAGCTTTTACGGCAGGGTCCGGAGTCTGTTCCAGAACCTCCTTCTTCGAAGCGAAACTTTTTCTGTATTCAGCTACGGCAGTTGCATAATCATTGCAGCCTGAATCGTTATGATGGTGATTTTCTGAATGATCAAATTTTGTGTGATGATATCTAAAATTCATTTTAGCACCCCCTTTAAAAATAATACATAGAATTCCAATAGATATAGTATGAAATGATTATAATAAGTAGAGAATGAAAAGTCAATGATTATTTATACAATTCATATATAAATACTATGCGATTACAAAAATCAATTTATACATACATTTGTACGAGTATAACGCTCATATAGATAAACAACAACAAAATCAGGGGCTGTGAAGAATGGGCAAGCAAAAAAAGGACTATGAAATAGTTATTTTTACTCCCGACACCCAGGAACAAATAATGCATCTGAAAAATGAAATAGGAAAGGCATATGGTGAATTTATCATAGAGCATTTGACCGAGTTGGATATTTCATATAAACAAATAACTTCGATTTATAGAAAAATAATTAAAGAAATCAGGTGACTTTATTTATGAGGGCGGCAATATATTCCAGAAAAAGTAGGATTACCGGCAGAGGAGAGAGTATAGAAAATCAGATTCAAATTTGCAAAGAGTATGCCATAAACAATTTGGGTTTGTCTGAAAATGATTTTGTAATTTTTGAAGATGAGGGTTTTTCTGGAGGTAATACAAACAGGCCGGAATTTAAGCATATGATGAGTGAGGCAAGAAACAAAAAAATTGATATAGTGATTTGCTACAGACTGGATCGTATAAGCAGAAATGTATCGGATTTTTCACAGTTGATAAATGAGCTTGAAAGATATAACGTCAGTTTTATTTCCGTTAAGGAGCAGTTCGATACAACGAAGCCTATGGGAAGAGCCATGATGTATATAGCTTCGGTATTTTCCCAGTTGGAAAGAGAGACGATTGCAGAGAGAATAAGAGATAATATGCTCCAATTAGCAAAAACAGGAAGATGGCTCGGAGGTGTTAGCCCAACAGGCTATAAATCCGAAATGATATTGAAAAAAGACTCGGCCTTAAAGCAGACCAGAATGTTCTGTCTAAGAATAATACCTGAAGAAGCAGAGCTTGTAAAAGATATTTATGATAAATTTATTATTTTCAAATCAATGACCAAGGTAGAAAAAAGCCTTCTTGAAAACAGACTTAGAACAAAAAACGGGGTGGATTTTTCAAGGTTCTCCTTGAGATTTTTACTTACAAATCCTGTATATGCAATTGCAGACGCAAAACTATACTATTATTTATCTGAACAGGGTTATGAGATATATTCAGATTTAAGGGCATTTAACGGTGTGAACGGTGTGATGGCCTACAACAAAACAAGGCAGGGCAAAAACACATTATCAGAAAAGTACAGAGATCCAAAGGAATGGGTAATAGCCGTAGGAATGCATCCGGGAATTATACCGTCAGGTAAATGGATAGAAGTTCAGAAATTGTTGCAAAGAAATAAAACAAAAGCCTACAGGAACATCAAAAACACTAGTGCTCTGCTGTCGGGTATTCTGAAATGCGAAAACTGTGGGAGTTTTATGAGACCTAAAACCATGACAAGAATGAACTCAAATGGGGATAAGATTTTTTACTATATTTGTGAATTAAAGGAAAAAAGTAACAAAACACGTTGTGATACACAAAATTTAAACGGTAATATATTGGACTCATTAATACTGGAGAGAGTGGCTAATATGACGAAAAAATACATTCCGGCAGTCAGTCACAATATATCGGTAAACCGGCTTGGTATGAAGATGGAGCAGAAACCTGAAATAAAGCTTATTAAAGATAAACTCACGGCAGCAGAAACAGAAATGAAGAACCTTATAAGACTTGCATCCAAACAAGCAGATGAAAAGGTACAAACAATGATATTGAAACGTATGCAAAGTATTTCACAAGATATAAATATATATAGAAGCAA
This genomic stretch from Ruminiclostridium cellulolyticum H10 harbors:
- a CDS encoding recombinase family protein — translated: MRAAIYSRKSRITGRGESIENQIQICKEYAINNLGLSENDFVIFEDEGFSGGNTNRPEFKHMMSEARNKKIDIVICYRLDRISRNVSDFSQLINELERYNVSFISVKEQFDTTKPMGRAMMYIASVFSQLERETIAERIRDNMLQLAKTGRWLGGVSPTGYKSEMILKKDSALKQTRMFCLRIIPEEAELVKDIYDKFIIFKSMTKVEKSLLENRLRTKNGVDFSRFSLRFLLTNPVYAIADAKLYYYLSEQGYEIYSDLRAFNGVNGVMAYNKTRQGKNTLSEKYRDPKEWVIAVGMHPGIIPSGKWIEVQKLLQRNKTKAYRNIKNTSALLSGILKCENCGSFMRPKTMTRMNSNGDKIFYYICELKEKSNKTRCDTQNLNGNILDSLILERVANMTKKYIPAVSHNISVNRLGMKMEQKPEIKLIKDKLTAAETEMKNLIRLASKQADEKVQTMILKRMQSISQDINIYRSKIKKYDDVTNKSGIEPADERNLIRILSDPGYCIMNMMKIKQKRSIIKSAVDVITWDGRQIKLRLKGSSEMLPDCKDCK
- the cooS gene encoding anaerobic carbon-monoxide dehydrogenase catalytic subunit is translated as MNFRYHHTKFDHSENHHHNDSGCNDYATAVAEYRKSFASKKEVLEQTPDPAVKAMLLYMEEKGCETVFDRFDAQKPQCGFGLAGVCCRICNMGPCKITKKSPKGVCGADADVIVARNILRSVAAGAAEHGARGRESMLALKYASEGRIKFPIEGENKVLATAKAFGLDTENKSIKELAGLIADILLEDLSRTIPGPHHTLNAFASKERINVWSNLDIIPISPYHEVFESLNRTGTGNDSDWENIMKQMLRTGVAFAWSCVLGSSIAMDSLFGLPVRSTSKVNIGALEKGYVNIGIHGHSPVLVSEIVKLGNSDEFQELARQNGALGIKFYGICCSGLSAMYRYGGVIPLSNAIGAELVLGTGALDLWVADVQDVFPSIMEVASCFKTTVVTTSDSARLPGAEHYGFDHHHSNIDQTSELATKILNRAIESFTQRREVPVYIPPYEIEAEVGFSVEYINRHFGSVKPIAEALKNGEILGIVNLVGCNNPRIVYEKAIVELTDILLENNVLVLTNGCASFPLMKLGYCSTAALERTGDNLKGFLKDLPPVWHMGECLDNARASALFKAVAETSDIYIKDMPYAFASPEWSNEKGICAALSFRLLGIDSYHCVYAPTQGSDNVTEFMSNGTKDILGSRMIVNVNHIELANEIVNDLKVQRKALGWD